In the genome of Ostrinia nubilalis chromosome 30, ilOstNubi1.1, whole genome shotgun sequence, one region contains:
- the LOC135086232 gene encoding ATP-citrate synthase, translated as MSSKAIYEGTGKELINRHIASGTALVPCRFATFEQNTVWEDELGKNPWLSKEQLVVKPDQLIKRRGKLGLVGVNKTASEVRRWLGEHMNKAQQVGAATGKLRHFIVEPFVRHEPNEEMYLCIQSGRRSDTILFHHQGGVDVGDVDALAIRLEIPVDTFPSGEDIERTLLKNVKAANIKRILTTFIVSLYRVYVDLHFTYMEINPIVVTNERIYLLDLAAKLDQTADFICAKSWGEVVFPPPFGRDAYPEEAHIADLDAKSGASLKLTILNKSGRIWTMVAGGGASVVYTDTICELGGAAELANYGEYSGAPTEGQTADYAKTIFSLMCREKHPNGKVLIIGGGIANFTNVADTFRGIITAIETYKDALVQYNVTIFVRRGGPNYQEGLRQMREVGHRLRIPLYVFGPEANMTAIVGLALGHTPIPKEHQLDYAPKQLPKPQTPNRPGMHSPCDLDLVCSTAPTRTDLGVGIPTAKPLFSDRTKAIIWGMQNRAIQGMLDFDYICRRAEPSVVAIVYPFTADHKQKYYFGNKEVFIPVFSDMDVAMRKHQEASVLVNFASLRSAYDSTMQAMQHPQINTVVIIAEGIPENMTRKIIKVADARGVNIIGPATVGGIKPGCFKIGNTAGMIDNIVDSKLYRAGSVAYVSRSGGMSNELNNILSKHADGVCEGVAIGGDRYPGSTFIDHLLRFEADPNVKMLVLLGEVGGVEEYHVCKAIRDGLIKKPMVAWCIGTCSDMFTSEVQFGHAGSIAGSALEKAVAKNAGFKAYGVTVPDSFDSLGDAVHKVYQKLVDAGKIIVKEEVEPPKVPMDYDWARKLGLIRKPAAFISTICDERGQELSYCGVPITQVLERQLGVGGTISLLWFQRELPEWACKFFELVLIVTADHGPAVSGAHNTMVTARAGKDLISSVVSGLLTIGDRFGGALDRAALDFCAAYDRGIHPQEFVNEKRAKGELIMGIGHRVKSINNPDSRVRELKAYVTSRWPSWPVTRYALDVEAITTRKKPNLILNVDGIVAAAMVDLLRHAQLFTQEEGNNYIQMGSINALFVLGRTIGLVGHYLDQKRMKQPLYRHPWDDITYMSPLH; from the exons ACACATAGCATCGGGCACGGCGCTGGTACCATGCCGGTTCGCGACATTCGAACAGAACACCGTCTGGGAAGATGAGCTGGGCAAGAACCCGTGGCTCTCCAAAGAG CAACTAGTAGTAAAGCCGGACCAGCTCATAAAGCGTCGCGGCAAGCTCGGTCTGGTCGGCGTGAACAAGACAGCGTCCGAAGTCAGACGATGGCTGGGCGAGCACATGAACAAGGCACAACAAGTCGGCGCGGCCACGGGCAAGCTGCGGCATTTCATAGTGGAGCCGTTCGTGCGGCACGAGCCG AACGAAGAGATGTACCTCTGCATCCAGTCAGGAAGGCGCTCCGATACCATCCTGTTCCACCACCAGGGTGGAGTCGACGTTGGTGACGTAGACGCCCTGGCTATCAGGCTTGAG atcCCCGTTGACACTTTTCCATCTGGAGAGGACATCGAACGCACTCTGCTGAAGAACGTCAAAGCCGCCAACATCAAGAG GATATTAACAACTTTCATCGTGTCCCTCTACCGTGTGTACGTGGACCTACACTTTACGTACATGGAAATCAACCCCATCGTCGTGACCAACGAACGTATCTATTTGTTGG ACTTGGCCGCCAAGCTGGACCAGACGGCGGATTTCATCTGCGCCAAGAGCTGGGGCGAGGTGGTGTTCCCGCCGCCCTTCGGCCGCGACGCCTACCCAGAGGAGGCGCACATCGCCGACTTGGATGCTAAAAGTGGCGCCAGCTTGAAG CTAACCATCCTAAACAAGTCCGGCCGTATCTGGACTATGGTAGCCGGGGGCGGAGCCTCTGTGGTCTACACCGATACCATCTGCGAGCTCGGAGGCGCCGCCGAACTGGCCAACTATGGAGAATACTCCGGAGCACCTACTGAAGGCCAGACAGCTGACTACGCGAAGACCATCTTCAGTCTGATGTGCAGAGAGAAACATCCTAACGGCAAG GTCCTGATCATCGGAGGAGGTATAGCCAACTTTACAAACGTGGCCGACACTTTCCGCGGCATTATCACCGCCATCGAGACCTACAAGGACGCGTTGGTGCAGTACAACGTCACCATCTTCGTGAGGAGGGGCGGGCCCAACTACCAGGAGGGACTGAG ACAAATGCGTGAAGTAGGCCACCGCCTGCGCATCCCTCTATACGTGTTCGGGCCAGAAGCCAACATGACCGCCATTGTGGGTTTGGCGCTTGGCCACACCCCCATTCCTAAAGAGCACCAGCTAGACTACGCCCCTAAACAGCTGCCCAAGCCGCAGACACCC AACCGACCTGGGA TGCATAGTCCTTGTGATCTCGACCTGGTGTGTTCGACCGCCCCCACCAGAACCGACCTGGGAGTCGGAATCCCCACCGCCAAACCACTGTTCAGCGACCGGACCAAAGCCATCATCTGGGGCATGCAGAACCGCGCGATACAG GGCATGCTGGACTTCGACTACATTTGCCGGCGAGCGGAGCCTTCCGTAGTGGCCATAGTGTACCCGTTCACAGCTGACCACAAACAAAAGTACTACTTCGGGAACAAGGAGGTGTTTATACCGG TGTTTTCTGACATGGACGTGGCCATGAGGAAGCATCAAGAAGCATCAGTACTAGTCAACTTCGCTTCGCTTCGGTCTGCCTACGACAGCACTATGCAG GCCATGCAACACCCACAAATCAACACGGTGGTGATCATCGCCGAGGGAATTCCTGAGAACATGACCAGAAAGATCATCAAGGTCGCCGACGCGAGAGGG GTAAACATCATAGGCCCCGCCACAGTAGGTGGTATCAAACCTGGCTGCTTCAAGATCGGAAACACCGCTGGAATGATTGACAACATTGTTGACAGCAAGCTGTATCGCGCTGGCAg TGTGGCGTACGTGTCCCGTTCAGGAGGCATGAGCAACGAACTCAATAACATCCTGTCCAAACACGCCGACGGTGTCTGTGAAGGTGTGGCCATCGGCGGAGACAGATACCCGGGCTCCACGTTCATTGACCACCTGCTCAG ATTCGAAGCGGACCCGAACGTAAAAATGCTGGTTCTCTTGGGCGAAGTGGGTGGAGTCGAGGAATACCACGTGTGCAAGGCCATCCGCGACGGACTCATCAAGAAGCCCATGGTCGCCTGGTGCATAGGAACTTGCTCAG ACATGTTCACATCGGAGGTCCAATTCGGACACGCGGGTTCGATCGCGGGCTCAGCTCTCGAGAAGGCAGTCGCCAAGAATGCTGGCTTCAAGGCTTACGGGGTCACCGTGCCTGATTCGTTTGACAGCTTGGGAGACGCGGTTCACAA GGTGTACCAAAAACTGGTGGATGCGGGCAAGATCATCGTGAAGGAGGAGGTGGAACCACCTAAGGTGCCAATGGACTACGACTGGGCGAGG AAACTCGGCCTCATCCGCAAGCCAGCGGCGTTCATAAGCACCATCTGCGACGAGCGCGGCCAGGAGCTAAGCTACTGCGGCGTGCCCATCACGCAGGTGCTGGAACGACAACTGGGTGTTGGAGGCACCATCAGTCTTCTCTG GTTCCAACGCGAGCTCCCAGAATGGGCTTGCAAGTTCTTTGAGCTGGTGCTCATCGTGACCGCGGACCACGGGCCGGCCGTGTCCGGCGCACACAACACCATGGTCACCGCGCGCGCTGGGAAGGACCTGATTTCGTCCGTCGTGTCCGGTCTACTGACCATT GGCGACCGTTTCGGAGGTGCTTTAGACCGGGCGGCGCTAGACTTCTGTGCGGCTTACGACCGCGGCATCCATCCGCAAGAGTTCGTCAACGAGAAGCGAGCTAAAGGAGAGCTCATCATGGGCATTGGACACAG AGTGAAATCAATAAACAACCCAGACTCCCGTGTGCGCGAGCTCAAAGCGTACGTCACATCCCGCTGGCCGTCATGGCCTGTCACTCGCTATGCGTTGGATGTGGAAGCGATCACTACCAGAAAGAAGCCGAATCTTATCCTGAACGTGGATGGAATAGTCGCCGCTGCTATGGTCGATCTGCTACGTCACGCGCAGCTGTTCACGCA GGAGGAAGGCAACAACTACATCCAAATGGGCTCAATCAACGCCCTATTCGTGCTGGGCCGTACCATCGGCCTGGTGGGTCACTACCTTGACCAGAAGAGGATGAAACAGCCTCTGTACCGCCACCCGTGGGACGATATCACCTATATGTCCCCCCTGCATTAG